The following coding sequences are from one Pocillopora verrucosa isolate sample1 chromosome 5, ASM3666991v2, whole genome shotgun sequence window:
- the LOC131798795 gene encoding putative uncharacterized protein DDB_G0274435, with amino-acid sequence MEWTQECDLLLLQEIVVSQPYKFKPSTRDRGQVWEGITARLNATELFHDRLRNKRAVRDRYQLLSKKFKNKMAEEERASGISPEMTETDKLLEQIVEQFEESERDAGEQSEKNDQNKENERKKAEEMRNRSMEKLGETQKRKATAEDGQQTTPRKRSSGSETLVYLREKVEREFELRQEELEVKKKEQSAQLQMFQYMQQQLQQQQQQQQQQMQVQIQQQQLQNQMLLALIEKITK; translated from the coding sequence ATGGAGTGGACACAGGAGTGTGACCTGCTTCTTTTACAAGAAATTGTGGTGTCACAGCCTTACAAATTCAAACCATCAACAAGAGATAGAGGGCAAGTGTGGGAGGGCATTACGGCAAGGCTAAATGCCACAGAATTATTCCATGATCGGCTCCGTAACAAGAGAGCAGTCAGGGACAGGTATCAATTACTttcaaagaaattcaagaaCAAAATGGCTGAGGAAGAACGAGCAAGTGGGATATCCCCTGAGATGACAGAAACAGACAAGTTGCTGGAACAGATAGTGGAACAGTTTGAGGAAAGTGAAAGAGACGCCGGAGAACAGTCAGAGAAGAATGACCAAAATAAGgagaatgaaaggaaaaaggcaGAAGAGATGAGAAACAGGTCGATGGAGAAGCTGGGGGAGACtcagaaaagaaaggcaacagcTGAGGATGGGCAACAAACAACACCGAGAAAGAGATCATCAGGATCAGAAACCCTCGTGTATTTGAGGGAAAAGGTAGAACGGGAGTTTGAGCTAAGACAAGAGGAAttagaagtaaaaaagaaagaacaatcTGCACAACTTCAGATGTTCCAGTATATGCAACAGCAACtgcagcaacagcaacaacaacaacaacagcaaatgcAAGTTCAAATTCAGCAGCAGCAACTGCAAAATCAAATGCTCTTGGCACTTATTGAGAAAATCACCAAGTAA